The DNA region TAAACTGcaatataaatgcaattttgtttacaGCTTACAGTTTTGTACGCGTATATGCCAATTACTTGGAAATAGTTTACCAGTGTACAGTtcattatttcaaaaactATTGAAACATATTAATTAAGCCCCAGTACTCCTCTACACtgacacccacacacacactaaggCCAACTACACTGGGCCAAAATCTAACGAACTCTTGACATTGCAAGTTGCTCAACATTTTTTGATGGGCGTAAATGAAAGCATAGCATGCAAACCAATTTTGTTAAATACATACAcctataatatttaaaaaattgtgatataaaatgtaaatgtaaatgcacCTGAAGAAATCTATCTATCAAATGTCGCTGTGCCATCAACAACCACTTCAATCTACTGATAAGGCCGCCAGAGAAGGAACCTTTTCCACAGTCCTTATTTGTTTACGTCCCACGAAATCAATGTCAAGTGCATACACACCGATACTTCTATTTTTCCAACCAACAGCAACTTATACGAAAAacttccaaaaaaaaaaaaacaaaaacaaaataaaagaaaattcaaactgacaacaaaacaattcaatgCAGACAAGtataaaatgataaatgatTGTTCATAATTTTAGCTCAAAACGTAGCTGACAAAAAAAAGTTGCCAATGGCTTCGTTTTGAGATTGGTTAAAGTTTTGAACATTTGCTAATAATAACGACAGCGTccaattaatttaaactatGCATGCAATGGATTCCTACAGAAGCAATCAAAGTTGCACTGAAACTGAAGTATTGAAGTGGAAACTATCGCTTTCGTTTTCTTTGTAAAACTGTGAGGAATGTTTCgcaacgaaacaaaaaaataataataactatgAGTTAAATTTACAAGCAGCGCTGCTTAAAATCCGATACAACTACACTCAAACAAACAGCACCTTGGTTTAGAAAATGTCCGTTAAGCCAATGGTTAAACTTAAGTCGTTACACTGTCGTTACAGCGCTGTTTTCGAGAAGTGAAGAACACCAACGATAATGCGGAGGAAGTCCTGCAGATAATTGATTAGCTGACCGATTTAATCAAGGAACATTTGTATGAAGAGAATTGGTTTTAAACGAAAAGCGAAGAGAAAAGAATACAAAGCCAGCAATAAACGAAAGAGTAGATATTgttttatacatataaaaacTCAATAAAAACGCAAAATACATACAATGTTGTGTTGTGCATGTGGGTTTATTTCAGGCAGCAGCAAATAAGTATAACCAATCCCAAAAGCCAGATAGCCCAATTCAGGTGCAGGGTACTATCTCCCATGGACACCGCATGGTAGGTTGGAGCCTTCAGTTGGGGAAAGTGTAGAACCATCAAATCGGGATGCGAAATGTTCCTTTGCGTGGAATTTTGCTGAGTCAAGCATTCTTTGAGGAGCCTCTCTAAAAAATAAATCCTGTCGTAGACGCAGTCGAAATCCGTGTAGTATTCGTAGACTGATGTCCCATTTCGAACGAGTTCGCCTCTTTCGTCCACTAGAAACGAATCTAGATGGTGCAGCCGGCTTCTCCCAATCGTGATGAAGAAAGCTCGAGAATCGTTTTCCACGTGGAAAAAGGCGTACGAGTGGTATATGTAATTATTTTGGTAATTGAACTCTTGGTTCAATCGCAGTGCTGGTTTCTTCCGCTTTCTTTTGTATGTGCCTcggcaaaaataaacaaatatctTATTTTTGATGGGCGAGCATTGTGGAGTTATTCCCATGCTAACTTGAAATGAAACTAAAGGAAACTAAGTTTGTGATAGTTTTgctatataatatatattatctatacaatataataaaataaacttttaaaaacaatACATTTTGGGCTTAActgcttatttatttagctttcTTAAAAAGTTGATGGATAATGATAATTTCCAACGGTTTATTTGctgacaaatattttcaattaccAGTGTGGCCGTTCTGCAAAACTTTAGTCCACGAAAGAGCTAGCTAGCCTGCATGCGATAGTATCGCCATCACCTCCGACCTGCAAGTTTTTGCAACGTCGAGGAAAAAGTTGTCTGGATATTTAAGTTCGGTGTAGTTGCTGTTATAAAATCGGGTTACACAGACAAAATGATAAACTCGTGAGAACATATAAAACGCAAGTTTGCATGTGCAGATTGTAAATTTGTTCAGGGCAGCAGCTGCGAATGGGAAGAGTACCCCGCCCTCGCGAAAAGAATTGCATTTAAGCTCCCTTTTGTTCCCCAATAGCAGCTGTTGGCCTGCCaacccccaccacccactctttttttttttggtccaATCGGAAATCCGTGCCCGGTTAATAGCGTAATTCTGGCTTCAAAAATAGAGAAAAGAACCCAAATCATATTCGAAACAGACGCATAATTCCTAATAAACATATAATAGCGGTAAGCATTATTTGTGGCCTTTTGTTATCATTGAACAGCTGTTCACAGTTTACCTCCAGCTGAACAGCTGATTTCGAGTTTTCCCCAAAAAGTAGTCAATAGTATTGAAACATGTAAGATACTTAAGAGCAAATACTATTCATAAACTATAAAcgtattaaaaaataaaaggcacAATTTAATAACAGCTTAGACATATCGATATGCTGAAATATC from Drosophila santomea strain STO CAGO 1482 chromosome 3R, Prin_Dsan_1.1, whole genome shotgun sequence includes:
- the LOC120452013 gene encoding uncharacterized protein LOC120452013, which codes for MGITPQCSPIKNKIFVYFCRGTYKRKRKKPALRLNQEFNYQNNYIYHSYAFFHVENDSRAFFITIGRSRLHHLDSFLVDERGELVRNGTSVYEYYTDFDCVYDRIYFLERLLKECLTQQNSTQRNISHPDLMVLHFPQLKAPTYHAVSMGDSTLHLNWAIWLLGLVILICCCLK